Proteins from one Cryptomeria japonica chromosome 4, Sugi_1.0, whole genome shotgun sequence genomic window:
- the LOC131075428 gene encoding F-box/kelch-repeat protein At5g15710-like, protein MEQESVTAIEMVRDLKEIEQESVTPIEGERESRELKEIEQKSVTTIEGDGEECSISKMPQEMKEMIFAKLPFESICISLLVCKEWNCILSSHRFLSSLPTQNPWLLNCGKEENGNWNCVAYCFRIRKWRELSFSFLPDPQLFDLNFYNTEAEDSPTLISLRDLSSAGQGLLVFRETPMGQLHVCNPLLRSYAEIDMDLTNKFVHIVQRGHKESYLVVWSNSEKFSFEIYHYFQDSWRTKFQFARERRFDIFDGEMIQCNDFLFWKGITPDSVQ, encoded by the coding sequence ATGGAGCAAGAATCTGTTACAGCAATTGAAATGGTGAGAGATTTAAAAGAAATAGAGCAGGAATCTGTTACACCAATTGAAGGAGAGAGAGAATCGAGAGAGTTGAAAGAAATAGAGCAAAAATCTGTTACAACAATTGAAGGAGATGGAGAGGAGTGTAGTATATCTAAGATGCCTCAGGAAATGAAAGAGATGATATTTGCAAAGCTTCCATTTGAATCAATCTGTATTTCTTTGCTAGTTTGTAAGGAATGGAATTGTATTTTGTCTTCCCATAGATTTCTGTCTTCATTGCCAACCCAAAATCCATGGCTTCTTAACTGTGGTAAAGAAGAGAATGGAAATTGGAATTGTGTGGCCTACTGCTTTCGCATACGAAAATGGAGAgaactctctttctcttttctcccAGATCCTCAAttatttgatttgaatttctaCAACACAGAAGCAGAGGACTCTCCCACCCTCATTTCTTTAAGAGATTTATCAAGTGCAGGGCAGGGGTTACTGGTCTTTCGAGAAACTCCTATGGGACAATTACATGTTTGCAATCCTCTTCTGAGATCTTACGCAGAGATAGATATGGATTTGACTAACAAATTTGTCCATATTGTACAGCGAGGACACAAAGAGTCCTATTTGGTGGTTTGGTCAAACTCTGAAAAGTTTTCCTTCGAAATCTACCACTATTTTCAAGATTCATGGAGAACTAAGTTTCAGTTTGCAAGGGAAAGACGATTTGATATATTTGATGGTGAAATGATTCAGTGCAATGACTTTCTTTTCTGGAAGGGAATAACGCCTGATTCAGTGCAATGA